One genomic window of Bradyrhizobium sp. B124 includes the following:
- a CDS encoding carbonic anhydrase has protein sequence MKSFPKQLIDGYRTFATQRLPTEQSRYRDLSERGQFPETMVIGCCDSRVSPEVIFDAGPGELFVVRNIANLVPVYQPDSNAHGVSAALEYAVTVLKVKNIVVLGHAQCGGIRAFVDKIKPLTPGDFIGKWMQMFIKPGEIVEQRDHESMQDFVIRIEKAAVFRSLENLMTFPFVRERVESGEMQLHGAYFGVAEGSLFVLDRVAKEFISVADAMKAGA, from the coding sequence ATGAAATCCTTTCCGAAGCAGTTGATCGACGGCTACCGGACCTTCGCGACCCAGCGGTTGCCGACTGAACAGTCGCGATACCGGGACCTGTCCGAGCGCGGCCAGTTTCCCGAGACCATGGTGATCGGCTGCTGCGATTCCCGCGTCTCGCCGGAAGTGATCTTCGATGCCGGCCCCGGCGAGTTGTTCGTGGTCCGCAACATCGCCAATTTGGTTCCGGTCTATCAGCCCGACAGCAATGCCCACGGCGTCTCGGCCGCGCTGGAATATGCCGTGACCGTGCTGAAGGTAAAGAACATCGTGGTGCTGGGCCATGCCCAGTGCGGCGGCATCCGCGCCTTCGTCGACAAGATCAAGCCGCTCACGCCCGGCGACTTCATCGGCAAATGGATGCAGATGTTCATCAAGCCCGGCGAGATCGTCGAGCAGCGCGACCATGAAAGCATGCAGGACTTCGTCATCCGCATCGAGAAGGCCGCGGTGTTCCGCTCGCTGGAGAACCTGATGACGTTCCCGTTCGTGCGCGAGCGGGTCGAGAGCGGCGAGATGCAATTGCACGGCGCCTATTTCGGCGTCGCCGAGGGCTCGCTGTTCGTGCTCGACCGGGTCGCGAAGGAATTCATCAGCGTCGCCGATGCCATGAAGGCCGGCGCGTAG
- a CDS encoding TIGR00645 family protein: MSEQLAPTPSSPPTPRIMRGFEYVLFNSRWLMAPFYVGLVVALAVLLLKFGRMLWEFVLHASGYKSTEVILDALALIDVTLVANLILIVVFSGYENFVSRIDTSGNPNWPIWITKIDFAGLKQKLLASIVAISAIHVLEAFLNIDAAFDATRMTWLVAVHLVFVISALLLALSDRWGGYHGDE; this comes from the coding sequence ATGTCGGAACAGCTGGCTCCCACCCCATCGAGCCCCCCGACGCCGCGCATCATGCGCGGCTTCGAATATGTGCTGTTCAACAGCCGCTGGCTGATGGCGCCGTTCTATGTCGGCCTGGTGGTGGCGCTTGCCGTGCTGCTGCTGAAATTCGGGCGCATGCTCTGGGAGTTCGTCCTGCATGCGTCCGGCTACAAATCGACGGAAGTCATCCTCGACGCGCTGGCGCTGATCGACGTCACGCTGGTCGCCAACCTCATTCTGATCGTGGTGTTTTCGGGCTACGAGAACTTCGTCTCGCGCATCGACACGTCGGGCAACCCGAACTGGCCGATCTGGATCACCAAGATCGATTTTGCCGGGCTGAAGCAGAAGCTGCTGGCGTCGATCGTCGCGATCTCCGCGATCCACGTGCTGGAAGCGTTCCTGAACATCGATGCCGCGTTCGACGCGACGCGGATGACCTGGCTCGTCGCCGTGCATCTGGTGTTCGTGATCTCAGCGCTGTTGCTGGCACTCTCGGATCGCTGGGGCGGCTATCACGGTGATGAGTAG